Below is a window of Desulfovermiculus halophilus DSM 18834 DNA.
GCTGAAGTGCGGTATACCGGCGAAAAGCTTCCCCTGGACTTTCATCTCTGCCTGCGCATGCGGCAAAAAACTATCAGGGACGTTCTTGTCCACGGCAAAAGCGCGAGTTATGAAAACTTTGAAGATTCGTGCTCGCTGTATCTGATGATCCCGGTATGCATGCAGCAGGCAGGAACGGTTCGGGTCCGGATCGTCCATGATGCGGGCTAGCATGGCTGTTTTTGCCCGGGGCAGGGATGAGGCCGGCGGGGACAACCCCGCCGGCTCAGCTGATCAGGAGACGCTGCCGAAAAACGGCCGGGAGGGGACCCATGAATCAGGGACGTGCAGAATATTCATTTGAAACCGGGGTATACAGACCGCCAAGCGAGGGAGGAAGCAACTCTCTCCTGCTGCGGTTTACCCGCAACTGTCCGTGGAACAAGTGCGCGTTTTGCGCCATGTACAAGACCGAGACCTTTGCAAAGCGGCCGGTGGAGGAGATCAAGGCGGACATAGACGCCATGGCCGCGATCTGCGACGAGATCCTGGAGATCAGCAGCCAGCGCGGAGAGCAGGGTGTCCGCAGGGGGGCGATAGCAGAGTTTTTGGGCCGTCATCCGGATCTGGAAAATCATCCTGGGTTGTCCATGCTCCTTTCCTGGCTCATATCCGGAGCAGGAACCGCCTTTCTTCAGGATGCGAACACCATGACCATGAAAACCGAGGATCTGGTGGACGCCCTGCGGCATCTGCGGCGCAGGTTCCCTTCCATCCAGCGGGTGACCTCCTATGCCCGCTCCGGAACCATTGCCCGCAAAACGGAGGAAGAGCTCAGGACCATCCGGGAGGCCGGACTGGACCGCGTGCATATAGGGCTGGAGTCCGGAGACGACGAGGTGTTGCGGCGGGTCCAAAAAGGCGCCGATTCTGAAGTGCACATAACAGGCGGGCGCAAGGCTGTGCAGGCCGGGTTTCAGGTCTCGGAGTACTGGATGCCCGGATTGGGATGCAACGACCGATGGGAAAGCCACGCCCGGGAAACCGCCAGGGTTCTAAATGCCATCAACCCGCACTACATCCGTTCCCGGCCTTTTCGGCCCCTGCCCGGGACACCCATGTACGAGGCATACACAAAGGGGGAGCTGCGGCTATTGAGCGCCCATGATCAGCTGCGGGAGTTAAGGCTGACCATGGAGAACCTGGAGGTGACATCCAGAGTGTGTTTCGACCACATGGCCAATTATTGGCGGAACAGCAGCGGAGGGCTGCTGTTGTCCCACGACTACGAAGGCTATAAGTTTCCGGAGCAGAAGCAGCAGGTTCTGGAGCTGATAGCGGACGGCCTGCGGTGCAGGCAATACGTTCCCACGTTTTTGCAGCTGTAAACACCGATCGGTTACATGGAGGATTGCTATGGAAAACACGCCCACATTCTATCAAAAGATGCAGACAGACTATCCAGAGGTGATGAAGTCGGTTAGCCGGCTGGGAGAAGCGACCCGTGCGGAAGGGCCCCTGGACGAGAAACAGGCGCAGCTCATCCAATTGGCCGCAGCCGCGGCAATGCGTTCCGAAGGCGCGGTGCACAGCCACGCCAGGCGTGCCCTGAAGGCGGGGGCGACACCAGAGGAGGTCCGCCACGCACTCATCGTGCTCATTTCGACCATCGGCTTTCCAAACGTGGCCGCGGCTGTGTCCTGGGCCAATGATGTCATGGAGTGATCTGTTCCCTATGCCGGCTGTATCTGCGGGATATCGGACTGCATGGCTCTCATCTATCCAGGAGGCGGGACAGGCCGAGTGGGACAGGCTGGCCCAAGAGACCCCAACCCCTTTTCTGCATTGGCAGTGGCTGCACCTTTTGGAGAGGTCCAGGTCCGTTTCTTTACAAGCGGGCTGGCGGCCCCGCCATCTGGCTGTCTACAAGAGTGGACGGCTGGTGGGTGCAGCCCCTTTGTACATCAAGGACCAGAGCAGCGAAGGGGAGTTCGTTTTCGATCACCCCTGGGTCCAGTTGGCCGACAAACTGAACGTCCCGTATTTTCCCAAGATCGTGGGTATGAGCCCGTTTACTCCCATTGGGGCCTACAGCTTTCTGCTGGATCCGGGCCAAGACCGCAGGGAAGTTACAGCTCTCATGCAGGAGGAGATAGACCGGTTGTGCCTGGACAGCGGCATCGGCGGCAGCCATTATAATTTCGTTGTCCCGGGCTGGGAGCGGGAGATGCAGGAGCAGGGTTTTATCCCCTGGATCCATCCCGGTTTTGTCTGGACCAATCCGGGGTATGCCGGGTTTGACGATTTTTTGGCCCGGCTGAAGTCCAGCCGGCGGAAAACCATCAAACGGGAACGCAGCAGTCTGGCCAAGCAGGGAATTCGGATAGAGATTCGATGCGGCCAGGATATTCAGGAACAGCACCTGAGGTGGATGTACAGCTTCTACGCCCGGACCAACCTCAGGTATTTCCCCTGGAGCTGCAAGTATTTGACGGAAGACTTCTTTTCCGGCCTTGCCCGGGACTGTACGAGCCACTTGGTCTTGATGATCGCCTATGCCCGGGATCAGCGGGATCCGGTGGGCATGTCCATGCTGGTCCGGAAAGGGAAGCAGCTCTTCGGCCGCTACTGGGGCGGACAGACCGAGATCCCGTTTCTGCATTTCAATCTCTGCTATTACCAGCCCATTGAATGGGCTGTTCAGCAGGGGATAGAGCGTTTTGATCCGGGGATGGGCGGGGAACACAAGCTGTACAGAGGGTTTGAGCTGGTTCCCAACTACAGTTTGCACAAAATGTACAGTCCACAAATGCAGGAGATTATGGCCATGTCTCTGCGGGAATTCAATACGTTTCAGAACCAGCGCATCCTGGAGCTGAACAGGGAGCTGCCCTTGAAAAGGGCCTCCAGGGAGAACTATTAACCCACATGCCTGCCAAGGCGCAGGCACGCTTTTGCTAACCAAGCAGACAAACGATTTCGATACCGATACCGATTGAGAGTGGTTACCCAATCAGATCCTGATAACAATTAACGAATAACTATGAAAGTTTTTTATACAAACACAGAACTTCTGCCCCACGGCGGGGACCCGGCGTCCGGCTTGAGAACCACAACAGGAGACCATGTATGAACGGGATCTTTATCCGCTGGTTGGCCCTGACCGCGGCCATCTTGATCTGTGCCTATCTCATCGACGGGATCCAGCTCAGCAGCTTTTTCTCCGCCCTTGGGGCGGCGGCATTCCTGGGCATCTTAAATGCCCTGTTCAGGCCGGTGCTGATTCTGGTCACCCTGCCTATAAATATCCTCACCCTGGGGTTGTTCACTTTTGTGATCAATGCCGTTCTCCTGCTCATGGTTTCCGGGGTCGTTCCCGGCCTGGAGGTCAGCAGCTTCTGGTCGGCCCTGGGCGGGGCCTTGATCATATCCCTGATCAGCTGGCTGCTGAGTTCCTTTATCAGCGACAAGGGCAAGGTGGAGTATATTGAGCTCAAAAAGCGGGGCGAGCGCTGGGAATAAAACAGATTTCTCAGGGCCAAGACCGCTGAGGTGAGAACAAAGGAGTAGGCATGACCAACATTGAATTTCGTACCCAGACCCAGGAAGCCGCCTTCCACAGCCCCCTGCACGATATGGAGCTGGTCAGACAAACCCTGGAGGTGCGCTTTGACCCCCTGACTGGCCGGCAAGGCATTTACAACAGTGCCCTGGCGGATAAGGCAGCCGCCGCCTTTCCGGATACCGACTTCGATTATTTGAAACACAGGGCCGAGGCAACCCGAGGGAGATGTTTTCTCTGCCCCCCGGACTGGAAAAAGCATACGCCCACCTACCCTAAAGCCCTTATCCCCACCGGGATCCTGGAAAAGGGGCAGGCAGCCTTGTTCCCCAACCTTTTTCCCGTTGCCCCGTACCACAGCTTGATCCGGGTAGGGGATAAGCATCTGCGCACCCTGGATGATTTTCCCCCAGACCTCCTGGCGGACGCCTTCAGCGTTGCTCTGGACTTTGTGCGCGCCTGCCATGCCTATGATCCCCGCATGCGGTATGCGACCCTGAATGCCAACTATCAGCTCCCGGCCGGGGCCAGTCTGATGCACCCCCATTTCCAGATCCTCAGCAGTCCGGAACCAAGCACGCATCATGCCCAGCTTCTGGAAAAAAGCGCCGAGTACCGGGCTAAAAACAGGAGATCCTACTGGCTGGATCTGGTGGAGGAGGAAAAGAATCGCGGGGAGCGCTGGATCGGACGGATCAACCAGTCCTGCTGGATGACCTCCTTCGCGCCCATGGGCCAAAACGAGGTCCTGGCAGTTTGGCCCGGGCGGCAGAGCTTTTTGGACTGGTCTGAACAGGATGTTTGGGATCTGGCCGCGGGCTTGAGCCATGTGCTCAGGGTCTGGCACGAGATGAAGCTCTCCAGCTTTAACTTTTCCTGCTTCAGTGCGCCGTTGGGAGAGGACAGTCCGCATTTTTGCTCTGTCCTGCGCATGGTGACCAGGCAGAACGTGGTTCCGGATCACAGAACAGATGATTATTTTCTGCAAAAGCTCATGCACAACGATATGATCATCACCAGGCCGGAGCGTTTGGCCCAATGGATGCGGGAAGGATTTCCCGGTCAAGCCGGATGACGAGGTCTCGCCCTTTTCAGCTCGAACAGGGCAGAAAAAGGGAGGTCATATGCAGATTCTGGCTTGTAAGGCCGGTCGTGGGGGCAAGACCGGGGATGCCGCGGGTCACTCACTGCTTATATCCACGGCCCTGCCGTTTTTTTGGGCAATGACCCGGCTGTATTTCTCGACATCCACCAGGGTGTACGCGCCAAATGAAGAGAGCTTTAGGTAGGCGTAGTGCACATAATCGTCGATTCGGCCGTAAATGTCGGGATAGGCCTGGGCATAGACCCTGCCGTGGACAACCCCCAGTTTGATGGGCTCATAGATGATGGTCACATCCTGCTCTGGCCGGACCCTGGCGAATAAGGGCTGGATGTGTTCTGGATAGAGCCGGATGCAGCCGTGGGTGGCCAGGCGGCCTACAGACCAGGCAATATTGGTCCCGTGCAGGCCGTAGCCGGACTGCCCCAGGCTGATCCAGTAATCTCCAAGGGGATTATCCGGACCTGGAGGCACGACCTGGGTTCCGTATTTCTTTTCCAGGGACTTGGGGACGTACCAGGTTGGATTTTTCCGTTTCGCCCCTACCTTGAATCTGCCCACCGGGGATGGATTGTCGGTCGTTCCTATGCCCAGGGGGTAGGTGGTGACCAGCTCGGCGTCCTTCTTGGACCTGAAATGATAGAGCCTGAGCTCCGGGAGGTTGATCACAATTTCCGCGGCACCATTGGGAGGCACAATCCATTGCCGGGGAATGGTCAGCTCCCGGCCGACTGGAGGAATCCAGGGGTCGATTTCTGGGTACAGGCGCTGCAGCTCCAGAAATCCAAGGCCGTGGCTGCGGGCTATATCCAAAAGCGTCTCTCCCTCCCGGACCACGTGGGTCGCCGGCATCCCCACCACGGTCCCGGTCTCTTTGCCCGCATGCTGTTCCGGGGCAGGCGGTGGAATGCGATACGTGGATTCCGGGCCGGCGGCCGAGGCGGAGGCAGCAAGCATCCAGCACAGAAACAGTATGGATGCCAGGAGGGGGCTTGCAAATGAAGGGAAAAAGTACTTCGCTTTTTGCCCCCTGCACTCGGCAGCGCGGGAAGTAATCTCCAGCTCGCGTTGTAAAGCTTTGGTTCGGGGGCTCCGGGTGGGAGTGGCAAAAAAGGGGATCATGGCGTTAGGGCAAAAATAAGGTTCTTCGACGTAGCCTGTGGATTTTTGGAGTTTGCCGTCTCTTCTGTGTGCCCACTTTCGGCCCGGTATTTTCTAAGCCCCGCCAAAGGGGGATCCCTGCCCCCTCCAGGCACTCACATGATGGTCATTGCCTTCAGATGGACTGAGCATATCATGCATGTGAGTGCCTGGTTTCCCCCTTTTGGCGGGACCAAGAAAATGTGCGGGCCTGCCGCTCACGGCACACAGAAGAGACGGCAAACTCTTATGTAGGCAATTCCACTTTCTGTGTCGAAGAGCCAAAAATAAGGGGGCTGCACCGCTCAAGGTTGGCCCCCTTGCTTTGAATAGGTCGCTGCCACGGGTGCAC
It encodes the following:
- a CDS encoding carboxymuconolactone decarboxylase family protein, encoding MENTPTFYQKMQTDYPEVMKSVSRLGEATRAEGPLDEKQAQLIQLAAAAAMRSEGAVHSHARRALKAGATPEEVRHALIVLISTIGFPNVAAAVSWANDVME
- a CDS encoding GNAT family N-acetyltransferase: MPAVSAGYRTAWLSSIQEAGQAEWDRLAQETPTPFLHWQWLHLLERSRSVSLQAGWRPRHLAVYKSGRLVGAAPLYIKDQSSEGEFVFDHPWVQLADKLNVPYFPKIVGMSPFTPIGAYSFLLDPGQDRREVTALMQEEIDRLCLDSGIGGSHYNFVVPGWEREMQEQGFIPWIHPGFVWTNPGYAGFDDFLARLKSSRRKTIKRERSSLAKQGIRIEIRCGQDIQEQHLRWMYSFYARTNLRYFPWSCKYLTEDFFSGLARDCTSHLVLMIAYARDQRDPVGMSMLVRKGKQLFGRYWGGQTEIPFLHFNLCYYQPIEWAVQQGIERFDPGMGGEHKLYRGFELVPNYSLHKMYSPQMQEIMAMSLREFNTFQNQRILELNRELPLKRASRENY
- a CDS encoding phage holin family protein; this encodes MNGIFIRWLALTAAILICAYLIDGIQLSSFFSALGAAAFLGILNALFRPVLILVTLPINILTLGLFTFVINAVLLLMVSGVVPGLEVSSFWSALGGALIISLISWLLSSFISDKGKVEYIELKKRGERWE
- a CDS encoding radical SAM protein, which gives rise to MNQGRAEYSFETGVYRPPSEGGSNSLLLRFTRNCPWNKCAFCAMYKTETFAKRPVEEIKADIDAMAAICDEILEISSQRGEQGVRRGAIAEFLGRHPDLENHPGLSMLLSWLISGAGTAFLQDANTMTMKTEDLVDALRHLRRRFPSIQRVTSYARSGTIARKTEEELRTIREAGLDRVHIGLESGDDEVLRRVQKGADSEVHITGGRKAVQAGFQVSEYWMPGLGCNDRWESHARETARVLNAINPHYIRSRPFRPLPGTPMYEAYTKGELRLLSAHDQLRELRLTMENLEVTSRVCFDHMANYWRNSSGGLLLSHDYEGYKFPEQKQQVLELIADGLRCRQYVPTFLQL
- a CDS encoding L,D-transpeptidase family protein; the encoded protein is MLAASASAAGPESTYRIPPPAPEQHAGKETGTVVGMPATHVVREGETLLDIARSHGLGFLELQRLYPEIDPWIPPVGRELTIPRQWIVPPNGAAEIVINLPELRLYHFRSKKDAELVTTYPLGIGTTDNPSPVGRFKVGAKRKNPTWYVPKSLEKKYGTQVVPPGPDNPLGDYWISLGQSGYGLHGTNIAWSVGRLATHGCIRLYPEHIQPLFARVRPEQDVTIIYEPIKLGVVHGRVYAQAYPDIYGRIDDYVHYAYLKLSSFGAYTLVDVEKYSRVIAQKNGRAVDISSE